A genome region from Methylohalobius crimeensis 10Ki includes the following:
- the lptM gene encoding LPS translocon maturation chaperone LptM: MSKIIQVKFFIISMRSGDRELDLRDAVNPSLGAFPPPNPPPIGGRAREGGARTPSGQAPGPRTPRDGFCEPSFTHLALLLLLISAVQLTGCGQKGDLYLPEPEQTQEKEKR; encoded by the coding sequence ATGTCTAAAATCATTCAAGTAAAATTCTTCATCATTTCTATGCGAAGCGGGGACCGGGAGCTTGACCTTCGGGACGCCGTGAACCCTTCCTTGGGGGCTTTCCCCCCACCCAACCCTCCCCCCATTGGGGGGAGGGCAAGGGAGGGGGGGGCGCGAACGCCCTCCGGTCAAGCTCCCGGTCCCCGCACCCCACGAGATGGGTTTTGCGAACCATCTTTTACCCACTTGGCTCTGTTACTTCTCCTGATTTCGGCGGTTCAATTGACAGGCTGCGGTCAGAAAGGAGATCTCTATCTGCCGGAGCCGGAGCAAACCCAGGAAAAGGAAAAACGCTGA
- a CDS encoding TRAP transporter large permease — MTESTMAVGMFAAVFLVLLTGYPVAMALGGTALAFAGLGLQLDLFDAAFLEALPNRLYGIMINQTLMAVPLFVFMGVVLERARIAEDLLDTMAELFGFLRGGLGVTVTLVGMLMAASTGIVGATVVTMGLLSLPTMLKRGYHPALACGTICASGTLGQIIPPSIVLVLLGDVIGSAYSQAQLEMGVFTPKTVSVGDLFAGALFPGLGLVAFYLLFLLALAWVKPDWMPVKNPENKREGHLFGRVLKGLLPPLLLIVAVLGSILGGLATPTEAASVGAAGALMLAGLRRQLDFARLREVMRNTARVSSMVFLILIGAALFSLVFRGFYGDEMVVAWLSDLPGGAFGAMVIVMGVMFALGFVLDFIEITFVVVPIVGPVLLTMGLDPVWLGVMIALNLQTSFLTPPFGFALFYLRGVAPAEVGTGAIYRGVMPYIAIQVLMLGILAVWPTLATWLPQQIYGE, encoded by the coding sequence TTGACCGAATCGACCATGGCGGTGGGCATGTTTGCCGCCGTTTTCCTGGTGCTTTTGACCGGCTATCCGGTGGCGATGGCCTTGGGTGGAACGGCTTTGGCTTTCGCCGGCCTGGGGCTGCAATTGGATTTGTTCGACGCGGCGTTTCTGGAGGCGCTTCCCAATCGGCTATACGGCATCATGATCAACCAAACCCTGATGGCGGTGCCGTTGTTCGTGTTCATGGGGGTGGTGCTGGAGCGGGCCCGGATCGCCGAGGATTTGCTCGACACCATGGCCGAATTGTTCGGCTTCCTGCGCGGCGGCTTGGGGGTGACCGTCACCCTGGTGGGGATGTTGATGGCCGCCAGCACCGGGATCGTGGGGGCGACCGTGGTGACCATGGGCTTGCTTTCCCTTCCCACCATGCTCAAGCGCGGTTACCATCCCGCTTTGGCGTGCGGAACCATCTGCGCCTCCGGGACGCTGGGGCAAATCATTCCACCTTCCATCGTGCTGGTGCTTTTGGGGGACGTGATCGGTTCGGCTTATAGCCAGGCGCAATTGGAGATGGGCGTATTCACCCCTAAAACCGTATCGGTGGGGGATCTGTTCGCCGGCGCCCTTTTTCCCGGCTTGGGATTGGTGGCGTTTTATTTGTTGTTTTTATTGGCATTGGCCTGGGTGAAGCCCGACTGGATGCCGGTGAAGAATCCGGAAAACAAACGCGAGGGGCATCTGTTCGGACGGGTGCTGAAGGGCTTGTTGCCGCCCCTTTTGCTGATTGTGGCGGTGTTGGGCTCCATCCTGGGAGGCTTGGCCACCCCCACCGAGGCGGCGTCGGTGGGTGCCGCCGGTGCGCTGATGCTGGCGGGGCTGCGCCGCCAATTGGATTTTGCCCGCCTGCGCGAAGTGATGCGAAATACCGCTCGGGTGAGCAGTATGGTGTTTTTGATCCTGATCGGCGCGGCGCTGTTTTCCCTCGTGTTTCGCGGCTTTTACGGCGACGAGATGGTGGTGGCGTGGCTGTCGGATCTTCCCGGCGGTGCATTCGGGGCGATGGTGATCGTGATGGGGGTGATGTTCGCCCTCGGTTTTGTGCTGGATTTTATCGAGATCACCTTCGTGGTGGTGCCCATCGTGGGACCGGTGCTTTTGACCATGGGCTTGGACCCGGTCTGGCTGGGGGTGATGATCGCCCTGAACCTGCAAACTTCTTTTTTGACCCCGCCGTTCGGTTTTGCCTTGTTTTATCTGCGAGGCGTGGCGCCGGCGGAAGTGGGCACCGGTGCCATTTACCGGGGCGTCATGCCGTACATCGCCATCCAGGTGCTGATGCTGGGGATATTGGCCGTTTGGCCGACCTTGGCCACCTGGTTGCCGCAACAGATTTACGGGGAGTGA
- a CDS encoding TRAP transporter small permease subunit: MGIFCAIIAGFVRTVDGLNEWLGRAVAWLALGMVMVTFLVVILRYGFDLGWIALQESVVYMHAVLFLLGAGYTLKHDAHVRVDILYQRMGAKGRAWVDFLGAWLLLVPVCVFIFWSAWDYVAASWAIREASREAGGLPAVFLLKSVILGFAAIFLLQGVAQSGRALLIILDRPLKGERS, encoded by the coding sequence ATGGGGATTTTTTGTGCCATTATCGCCGGTTTCGTTCGAACCGTCGATGGGTTGAACGAATGGCTCGGGCGCGCGGTGGCTTGGTTGGCCTTGGGAATGGTGATGGTAACCTTCCTGGTGGTCATCCTGCGTTACGGCTTCGATCTGGGCTGGATCGCGCTGCAGGAATCGGTGGTCTATATGCATGCGGTGTTGTTTTTGCTGGGTGCGGGATACACCCTGAAACACGACGCCCATGTGCGGGTGGATATTCTCTATCAGCGGATGGGCGCGAAAGGACGGGCGTGGGTGGATTTTCTCGGCGCCTGGTTGCTGTTGGTTCCGGTATGCGTCTTTATCTTCTGGAGTGCGTGGGACTATGTGGCGGCTTCCTGGGCGATTCGAGAAGCATCCCGCGAAGCCGGCGGTTTGCCGGCGGTCTTTCTGCTCAAGAGCGTCATCCTGGGATTTGCCGCGATCTTCCTGCTGCAAGGCGTCGCCCAGAGCGGTAGGGCGCTGTTGATTATCCTGGATCGACCGTTGAAAGGGGAACGATCTTGA